From Rhodobium gokarnense:
CGTGGTCGGCATGGGATCTTTCAAATAGTCATCGATTGTTATTTTCTTTTCCGTTTGAAGGTACGCGTTTTCCTCTTCGGTTTCTGAGATCGTTTTCCAGCCGGAAATTGCAGGAAGCCCTTTACTCCCGACGCCAGTGTCCTCATCGGTCCAGAGCATAATCTGAAGAGATATCTTACCCTTTTCGGTAGATACAAAATAGCTAATGCATTTCCCACCGTCTTCGGCAGGCCCGTCAACAAAAAATACGAGCTCAATGTGTTTTTCAATCCAAACATAATTCGGGTTACAGTAATCGTAAAAATATTGCGACCCAGGCAGGCTGTTTGGCATTCCGAAGGTCTCTTCGAAAATGCGGAAATGGAGATCGACAAACTCAGTTCGTATCTGACAAGCCATCAGCAAGGCTCGGTTGTAGTTGCGAGCCTCGTCCCATGTCATTTCGGGCAACTTGTCGCCCGCCAGTTTCCCGACAAGCGTGTCGGTGGCGCGCTTGACCGCATCGTCCGTGAAATAGGCTTTGAGAGCATTGTATTCGAACGCCTCGGTCATAGCTCCAACTCCCTAATTGCGTCCCACGCGGTTCCAGAGAAAGCTCAGGAAAGCTGAGAGGTCCGGATTATCTTCTTCCGGCCGCGCCCGCTCGAAGCGAAGCCAGAGCGTTTGCCAGGTGACCAGGCGCCATTTGGTGACCTGTCGGCCTTTAAGCCGCTTTGCGGCACGGTCGTTTTCGGCCAACAGGACGAAATCGCCATTGGCGTAGTCATAGCGCGAATTTCGGCGCGCCTTCAGGTATCGGGAGAGTTGGCCCGTCGTCAGGTGGTGTCCGAATTTCGCCTCGATAATGATCGGGCGTCGCTTTCTGGGGTCCGCCGTCGGAATCAAGATCTCCAGATCGATCCGGTCGACTTCCGCGCGCGCTTCGGCTTGTTCCAAAACGTCGACAGACGGAATGCTGGGTGTACCAAGGGCTCGAAGAAATGCCGCGATCCGTCTTGCGCGCAAGGAGGCGTCACCCGCCATCAGAAGATGGGCAAGGCCATCCGTCGCCTGCGGTTCGGTCGGCCGGAAGCCCCAATCGAGCCTAGGTGCATAGAAGCTATGGGAGGCATCGCGAACACCGAAGAAGGTCATTGCCGCGGTCTTATCGAACGGGCAACCATGCGCGCGTGCCAGCATTGCCAACGGTCCGAGGCCGTTGATCACCGCTCCCCGCTCAAAGCTCGTGAAATCTATCAACGGGCCGGCGTCAAAGCGCGGCAACGGCCGGTCTGCCAGTTGCGCCACATCCGAATGGTCGAGCTTCAATGCAACCTCGATGCCCTGTGACTTACGATGCGGGCAGAATTATACATTGGCTACAAAAAAGGCAATCATAGGTCGTGCGACGAATCCGTTTTCGCCTCCGTCCAAGCTGCCTAACGGAACATCCCCGTCCTGCGGAACCACCAGTAGGCGCCGGCGCCGAGGGCGGCGAGGAGCGCGCAGACGATGGCGAAGGCGTTCGGGTTGTCGGCGCCGGGGATGCCGCCGACATTGATGCCGAGGAGGCTGGTGACGAGCCCGAGCGGCAGGAAGATCGCCGTGACGATGGCCAAAAGCAGCATGCGCCGATTGAGGCTTTCGGCCCGCTGGTCGAGGATCTGGTCGTGGACGACCTGGGCCCGGTCGCGGATCGCATCCAGCTCCTCGCCGAGCCTTAGGACCCGGTCGGCGGCCTCGCGCAAATGTGCCCGGTCCCGCTCGCCGAGCCACGGAAGGTCTTCGATCTCAAGGGTCGACAGCGCGTCGCGCTGGGGCACCAGATAGCGCCTGAGGAGGATCGCGGCGCGCCGGATCGCGGAAAGGTCCTGGCGCGACACGAACGCTTCCGGATCGAGCGACAGGTCCTCAAGGTCGTCGATAGCGTCGGTCAGGTCGGCAACGGCCGGCTCGGCCCGGTCGGCGAGCCGGAGCGCCAGCTTGGCGACGAAATCGCCGGCCGAGACCGGCGCCTGGCCGCGCGAGATGGCGGCAAGGAGGTCGCCGATGGCGAACAGGGGGCGGACCGAGACGCCGATCACCTGCCGCTCCGTCGCCCAGAGCCGGACCGAGATCATGTCCTCCGGGTCGGCAGACGGGTGCAGGTTGACGCCGCGCAGGTTGATGAGGACGCCGTCGCCATGGACGGTGCAGCGCGGCCGGGTTTCCTCCGCCGTAAGCGCGTCGGTGACGTAGCCGTCAAGGTCGAGGGCGGCAAGGAGCGCGGGCGTGGCGCTCGCCTCCCGCTTCAGGTGCAGCCAGGCAAAGCCGCTTTCCCCCTCGGCGAAGGCGTGTTCCGGGAAATCGTCGGCCGCGATTTCGCGCGCGCCGCCCTTGCCGTCGAAGACGAAGGAAACGACGTCGAGGAAGCGGGGAGGGGCCTCGGGGCTGTCGTCGACCAGGGTCATTGTCTCTATCCGCGTTCTTGTCGGACGTAATGCCCGGCCTGATGTCCATCGCTACCATCATAGCGCCGTTGCGCCGCACCGCCTTGCCAATTGCCGTCGATCGCCCGATGGTGCGACCGAAAAAAGAGCAAAGAGCCTGGAGGAACACCCATGGTTTTCGATGATCCCTATGCGGATATCCGCGACGCGGTGCGCCAGCTCTGCGCCGGCTTTCCGGGCGACTACTGGCGCCGGCTCGACGTTGAGAACGCCTATCCGGAGGAATTTGTTCACGCATTGTCGGAGGCCGGCTATCTCGCCGCTCTGATCCCGGAAGAATACGGCGGCTCCGGGCTGCCGCTGTCGGCGGCGGCGGCGATCCTTCAGGAAATCCACCACGCCGGCTGCAACGGCGCTGCCTGCCATGCCCAGATGTATGTGATGGG
This genomic window contains:
- a CDS encoding PD-(D/E)XK nuclease family protein, with amino-acid sequence MKLDHSDVAQLADRPLPRFDAGPLIDFTSFERGAVINGLGPLAMLARAHGCPFDKTAAMTFFGVRDASHSFYAPRLDWGFRPTEPQATDGLAHLLMAGDASLRARRIAAFLRALGTPSIPSVDVLEQAEARAEVDRIDLEILIPTADPRKRRPIIIEAKFGHHLTTGQLSRYLKARRNSRYDYANGDFVLLAENDRAAKRLKGRQVTKWRLVTWQTLWLRFERARPEEDNPDLSAFLSFLWNRVGRN
- a CDS encoding zinc transporter ZntB, translated to MTLVDDSPEAPPRFLDVVSFVFDGKGGAREIAADDFPEHAFAEGESGFAWLHLKREASATPALLAALDLDGYVTDALTAEETRPRCTVHGDGVLINLRGVNLHPSADPEDMISVRLWATERQVIGVSVRPLFAIGDLLAAISRGQAPVSAGDFVAKLALRLADRAEPAVADLTDAIDDLEDLSLDPEAFVSRQDLSAIRRAAILLRRYLVPQRDALSTLEIEDLPWLGERDRAHLREAADRVLRLGEELDAIRDRAQVVHDQILDQRAESLNRRMLLLAIVTAIFLPLGLVTSLLGINVGGIPGADNPNAFAIVCALLAALGAGAYWWFRRTGMFR